One genomic region from Paracoccus pantotrophus encodes:
- a CDS encoding quaternary amine ABC transporter ATP-binding protein, with the protein MTDPIGIEIKNLYKIFGADPQAHVAAVRAGMTKAELQARHGHVLGLSDINISIAPGSIQVIMGLSGSGKSTLIRHINRLIEPTAGEIVIEGRNVVGMSRDELRAFRRHKTAMVFQKFGLLPHRTVLDNAAYGLEVQGMAEAERYRTAMRWIERVGLAGFEKSYPSQLSGGMQQRVGLARALANDAPILLMDEAYSALDPLIRYDMQTVLLDLQQEVKKTIVFITHDLDEALRIGDRIALLRDGSVIQQGTAQDIVLRPADDYVANFVQHVDRGKVLKVGAVMLAQHGFDALPEAAIAPEASIAEALQHMAASRLQALRVQTADGSTIGIIPFQEAINAYTGQRA; encoded by the coding sequence ATGACTGATCCCATCGGCATCGAGATCAAGAACCTCTACAAGATCTTCGGCGCGGACCCCCAGGCCCATGTCGCGGCGGTGCGCGCCGGCATGACCAAGGCCGAGCTGCAGGCCCGCCACGGCCATGTGCTGGGGCTCAGCGACATCAACATCTCCATCGCGCCGGGCAGCATCCAGGTGATCATGGGCCTGTCGGGTTCCGGCAAGTCGACGCTGATCCGCCACATCAACCGGCTGATCGAGCCCACCGCCGGCGAGATCGTGATCGAGGGCCGCAACGTCGTCGGGATGTCCCGCGACGAGCTGCGCGCCTTCCGCCGCCACAAGACCGCGATGGTGTTCCAGAAATTCGGCCTGCTGCCGCATCGCACGGTGCTGGACAATGCCGCCTACGGGCTGGAGGTGCAGGGCATGGCGGAGGCCGAGCGCTATCGCACCGCCATGCGCTGGATCGAGCGGGTGGGCCTTGCCGGCTTCGAGAAGAGCTACCCGAGCCAGCTTTCGGGCGGCATGCAGCAGCGCGTGGGCCTGGCCCGCGCCCTGGCCAATGACGCGCCGATCCTCTTGATGGACGAGGCCTATTCGGCGCTGGACCCGCTGATCCGCTATGACATGCAGACGGTGCTGCTGGATTTGCAGCAGGAGGTGAAGAAGACCATCGTCTTCATCACCCACGACCTCGACGAGGCCTTGCGCATCGGCGACCGCATCGCGCTTTTGCGCGACGGCTCGGTGATCCAGCAGGGCACGGCGCAGGACATCGTGCTGCGCCCGGCCGACGATTACGTGGCCAATTTCGTCCAGCATGTCGACCGCGGCAAGGTGCTGAAGGTCGGCGCGGTGATGCTGGCCCAGCACGGTTTCGACGCCCTGCCCGAGGCCGCCATCGCCCCCGAGGCCAGCATCGCCGAGGCCCTCCAGCACATGGCCGCAAGCCGCCTGCAGGCCCTGCGCGTCCAGACCGCCGACGGAAGCACCATCGGCATCATACCCTTCCAGGAAGCCATCAACGCATATACCGGGCAGCGGGCATGA
- a CDS encoding DUF1489 family protein, whose translation MSASLNLMKLCVGCDDPAELAAWQKHRFGGGPARHVTRMWPRREAELLDGGSIYWVFKGVMQARQRILDLQEVQGEDGIRRCALILHPELVRVAAVPRRPFQGWRYLPGTEAPPDLPAGRGAEPDLPPEIARALAEMGLR comes from the coding sequence ATGAGCGCGTCCCTGAATCTGATGAAACTCTGCGTCGGCTGCGACGATCCGGCCGAACTCGCGGCATGGCAGAAACACCGTTTCGGCGGTGGCCCGGCCCGCCACGTCACCCGCATGTGGCCCAGGCGCGAGGCCGAATTGCTGGACGGCGGCTCGATCTATTGGGTGTTCAAGGGCGTGATGCAGGCCCGCCAGCGCATCCTGGATTTGCAGGAGGTGCAGGGCGAGGACGGCATCCGCCGCTGCGCGCTGATCCTCCACCCGGAACTGGTGCGCGTCGCGGCCGTGCCGCGCCGGCCCTTTCAGGGCTGGCGCTATCTGCCCGGCACCGAGGCCCCGCCCGACCTGCCGGCAGGACGCGGGGCCGAGCCGGACCTGCCCCCTGAAATCGCCAGGGCGCTGGCCGAGATGGGCCTGCGCTGA
- a CDS encoding carbonic anhydrase family protein gives MINRRMFLCSTASLTLASAGAALAETACLMPTQARQAGMSPADVIAALKEGNARFAAGAMRNCDLNAMVRETSEGQYPIAAVVGCIDSRVPPELVFDQKIGDLFTARIAGNCVNTDIIGSLEFACKVSGSKAIVVLGHSSCGAVKGAIDKVELGHLTHALQLIEPAVAAVAPTNRTSKDKALVQKVAEKNAELTLAKILSESPILKDMADAGEIVVMAAMHDIATGEIRFL, from the coding sequence ATGATCAACCGCCGCATGTTCCTTTGCAGCACCGCTTCGCTCACGCTGGCTTCCGCCGGCGCGGCCCTGGCGGAAACCGCCTGCCTCATGCCAACGCAGGCCCGGCAGGCCGGCATGTCCCCCGCCGATGTCATCGCGGCGCTGAAAGAGGGCAATGCCCGCTTCGCCGCCGGAGCAATGCGGAACTGCGATCTGAACGCGATGGTGCGCGAAACCTCGGAAGGGCAATATCCCATAGCCGCGGTCGTGGGCTGCATCGACAGCCGCGTGCCGCCGGAACTGGTCTTTGACCAGAAGATCGGCGACCTGTTCACCGCGCGCATCGCCGGAAATTGTGTGAACACCGACATCATCGGCAGCCTGGAATTCGCCTGCAAGGTCTCGGGCTCCAAGGCCATCGTCGTGCTGGGCCATAGCTCTTGCGGTGCGGTCAAGGGCGCGATCGACAAGGTCGAACTGGGCCATCTGACCCATGCTCTGCAACTGATCGAGCCGGCCGTCGCGGCCGTTGCCCCGACCAATCGCACATCGAAAGACAAGGCTCTGGTGCAGAAGGTGGCCGAGAAGAATGCCGAACTGACCCTGGCCAAGATCCTGTCGGAAAGCCCGATCCTGAAGGACATGGCCGATGCGGGCGAAATCGTGGTGATGGCCGCGATGCATGACATCGCCACGGGGGAAATCCGCTTCCTGTAA
- a CDS encoding Bcr/CflA family efflux MFS transporter — translation MPDPIARPPRSQPLPEFIAMLALIFAVIAFSIDSMLPALPEIAAALTPGNVNRAQLVLTSFVGGLGMGLLVGGPLSDALGRKPVITAGFALYAIAAVAAIFADSLDLLLAARFVQGIGAAAPRIVALAMVRDLYQGREMARITSFVMMVFILVPAVAPSIGAVVIHFVGWRGVFGSFVVLALIGSLWLNLRRPETLPEAARRPLNTRSLVAAAREVMGNGQVQLVTVVMTLGFGQMFALLSSAQQLFVDTYGKGDSFPLWFAAMALLSGSGTVLNARYVVRLGMRRIVGWAYGMQVLVSGLMTVLVFCDLLPEALRFPAFFFWAVSVFFMAGVTFGNLNAMALQRMGHVAGMAASVIGAISTLGAVLIAAPVGLLYDGTARPIVLATLVCSGLALMLMRGVREG, via the coding sequence ATGCCCGACCCGATTGCTCGACCGCCCCGCAGCCAGCCCCTGCCGGAGTTCATCGCGATGCTGGCGCTGATCTTTGCCGTCATCGCCTTTTCGATCGATTCCATGCTGCCCGCCCTGCCCGAGATCGCGGCCGCCCTGACACCCGGAAACGTCAACCGCGCGCAGCTCGTACTGACCTCTTTCGTGGGCGGGCTGGGGATGGGCCTGCTGGTCGGCGGGCCGCTTTCCGACGCGCTGGGGCGCAAGCCGGTCATCACCGCCGGCTTTGCGCTTTACGCCATCGCCGCCGTGGCGGCGATCTTTGCCGATTCGCTGGACCTATTGCTGGCGGCGCGTTTCGTGCAGGGCATCGGCGCCGCCGCGCCGCGGATCGTGGCGCTGGCCATGGTGCGCGACCTGTACCAGGGCCGCGAGATGGCGCGGATCACCAGCTTCGTGATGATGGTCTTCATCCTGGTGCCGGCGGTGGCGCCCTCGATCGGGGCGGTGGTGATCCATTTCGTCGGCTGGCGCGGGGTGTTCGGCTCTTTCGTGGTGCTGGCGCTGATCGGCAGCCTGTGGCTGAACCTGCGCCGCCCCGAGACCCTGCCCGAGGCCGCGCGCCGGCCGCTGAACACGCGCAGCCTGGTCGCCGCGGCGCGCGAGGTGATGGGCAACGGCCAGGTGCAGCTGGTGACGGTGGTGATGACGTTGGGCTTCGGGCAGATGTTCGCGCTGCTGAGTTCGGCCCAGCAGCTTTTCGTCGACACCTATGGCAAGGGCGACAGCTTCCCGCTGTGGTTCGCCGCCATGGCGCTGCTGTCGGGCAGCGGCACGGTGCTGAACGCGCGCTATGTCGTGCGGCTGGGCATGCGGCGGATCGTGGGCTGGGCCTATGGCATGCAGGTGCTGGTCTCGGGCTTGATGACGGTGCTGGTGTTTTGCGACCTGCTGCCCGAGGCGCTGCGCTTTCCGGCCTTCTTCTTCTGGGCGGTCAGCGTGTTCTTCATGGCCGGCGTGACCTTCGGCAACCTCAATGCCATGGCCTTGCAGCGCATGGGCCATGTGGCGGGGATGGCGGCCTCGGTGATCGGGGCGATCTCGACGCTGGGCGCGGTGCTGATCGCGGCGCCGGTCGGCCTGCTTTACGACGGCACGGCACGGCCCATCGTCCTGGCGACGCTGGTCTGCTCGGGGCTGGCGCTGATGCTGATGCGCGGCGTGCGCGAGGGCTGA
- a CDS encoding nucleobase:cation symporter-2 family protein has translation MTVQTATNAEAGPIRPEDERLGLAANLAYGMQHILTMYGGIVAVPLIVGQAAGLSPADIGLLITASLFAGGVATILQTIGLPFFGCQLPLVQGVSFAGVATMIAISGNGGIQAIFGAVIASSLLGLLITPVFSRITRFFPPLVAGIVITTIGLTLMPVAGTWAMGGDRNAADFGSPANILLAGVTLAIVLLLSKVGNAAISRLSILLALVIGTAIAYATGMTDFSQVGQGPVFALPQIFHFGYPTFGVAATISMFIVILVTLVETSADIFAVGEIVETKVDGRRLGDGLRADMLSSMLAPVVGSFTQSAFAQNVGLVAVTGVKSRYVVATGGLILVALGLFPVMGRIVAAIPSPVLGGAGIVLFGTVAASGIRTLSKVDYANNMNLIIVATSIGFGTIPIVLPAFYHQFPAWVETIFHSGISSSALMAITLNLLFNHFTAGNSDQPSVFGAAAERTIRYTDIAQLEDGDYFMDGRLYDANGNEVPLIRPASH, from the coding sequence ATGACTGTGCAAACGGCAACGAATGCAGAAGCGGGGCCGATCCGGCCCGAGGACGAACGGCTGGGCCTTGCCGCCAACCTGGCCTATGGCATGCAGCACATCCTGACCATGTATGGCGGCATCGTGGCGGTGCCGCTGATCGTCGGCCAGGCCGCCGGCCTGTCGCCCGCCGACATCGGGTTGCTGATCACGGCATCCCTGTTCGCCGGCGGGGTCGCGACCATCCTGCAAACCATCGGCCTGCCCTTCTTTGGCTGCCAGCTGCCGCTGGTGCAGGGCGTTTCCTTCGCCGGGGTCGCCACCATGATCGCCATCTCGGGCAATGGCGGCATACAGGCGATCTTCGGCGCGGTCATCGCCTCGTCGCTGCTGGGCCTACTGATCACGCCGGTGTTTTCCCGCATCACCCGCTTCTTTCCGCCGCTGGTGGCGGGAATCGTGATCACCACCATTGGCCTGACGCTGATGCCGGTCGCCGGCACCTGGGCGATGGGCGGCGACCGCAACGCGGCCGATTTCGGCAGCCCGGCCAATATCCTGCTGGCAGGCGTGACGCTGGCCATCGTGCTGCTGCTCAGCAAGGTCGGCAATGCCGCGATCTCCCGGCTGTCGATCCTGCTGGCGCTGGTGATCGGCACTGCCATCGCCTATGCGACCGGCATGACCGATTTTTCCCAGGTCGGGCAGGGGCCGGTCTTTGCGCTGCCGCAGATCTTTCATTTCGGCTATCCGACCTTCGGCGTCGCGGCCACCATCTCGATGTTCATCGTCATCCTCGTGACCCTGGTCGAGACCTCGGCGGATATCTTCGCCGTGGGCGAGATCGTCGAGACCAAGGTGGACGGGCGGCGGCTGGGCGACGGGCTGCGCGCCGACATGCTGTCGAGCATGCTGGCGCCGGTTGTCGGCTCGTTCACGCAAAGCGCCTTTGCCCAGAATGTCGGCCTGGTGGCCGTGACCGGTGTCAAGAGCCGCTATGTCGTGGCGACGGGCGGGCTGATCCTGGTGGCGCTGGGGCTGTTCCCGGTGATGGGCCGGATCGTCGCGGCGATTCCCAGCCCGGTGCTGGGCGGGGCCGGCATCGTCCTGTTCGGGACGGTTGCGGCCAGCGGCATCCGCACCCTGTCCAAGGTCGATTACGCCAACAACATGAACCTGATCATCGTGGCGACCTCGATCGGCTTTGGCACCATCCCGATCGTGCTTCCGGCCTTTTACCACCAGTTCCCGGCCTGGGTCGAGACGATCTTCCATTCGGGTATCAGCTCCTCGGCGCTGATGGCGATCACGCTCAACCTGCTGTTCAACCATTTCACGGCCGGCAATTCCGACCAGCCCTCGGTCTTCGGTGCCGCGGCGGAACGAACCATCCGCTATACCGACATCGCCCAGCTCGAGGACGGGGATTATTTCATGGACGGCCGGCTTTACGACGCGAACGGCAATGAGGTGCCGCTGATCCGGCCGGCCAGCCATTGA